One genomic window of Amphiura filiformis chromosome 3, Afil_fr2py, whole genome shotgun sequence includes the following:
- the LOC140149151 gene encoding uncharacterized protein codes for MHIIKLQVVICFVILLDFITTVTTNNDRSNEEESKPAQATNGVLHKLLSVKQKATNREIISEVFDANGEISHDDKVANPSSLTNGLLHRLLTIAQRKPYTNSITAVYSSAGNMTNQSQNYLKRLSKEESCEDSPENGKCRGRRKFGNKGGKVGREKNDGHNGENTGGGNGGETNVDAETTEGSSVPTTQCVLVITRPSLPEIPAQIQAMPKRLLSFIGLSSWLEDDSSDPPFFSISCDPEIVTPIPEKRGGKDDKGLGVTEQTHLSPTICVSDDNKKELVTRHSLPEIPAMLVDTYKRVLRAVGIDSGNVQSINLPRCTPTVLPKTPDGNDDDDNNDAVDGDRREFDEHEGINNEFVTESPENSVSLSTGCIPYDDDAEFLATRPSLPEMPAVLQDRHRVLRAVGLKPFLKSERSHTKETRILPRCRSNVVTGEPITKVVGHVGGDDNERRRGQVEDNDVVEDHEGQHSEVVTAVSDNDASMSVDCLPDADWDPSATRPSLPEVPAELRQIYHKILGVSVQSKTKVHLKRKKQSRCVYTYTTQKPMNKNGDEADDPNEDKGWENSNVNESGTYDENDAQISKPTPSSHNTRMTTSTRGDSGTMVTSFLDGSPSDDISHAPDYLPEIPAVLRRKPFLLRSIRNFRKSR; via the exons ATGCATATAATCAAATTACAGGTGGTAATTTGCTTTGTTATTCTGCTTGACTTCATTACCACAGTAACTACAAATAACGACAGGTCGAATGAAGAAG AAAGTAAACCGGCACAAGCAACAAATGGCGTTCTTCATAAATTACTGTCTGTCAAACAAAAGGCAACAAATCGAGAAATAATATCAGAGGTTTTTGACGCGAATGGAGAAATATCACACG ATGACAAAGTTGCAAATCCTTCATCACTCACCAATGGTCTTCTTCATCGATTGCTGACCATTGCACAAAGAAAACCATATACCAATTCGATAACAGCAG TATACAGCAGTGCTGGAAATATGACGAATCAGAGCCAAAATTATCTCAAAAGGTTGTCCAAAG AAGAAAGCTGCGAAGACAGTCCCGAAAATGGTAAATGCAGAGGTAGACGGAAATTTGGAAACAAAGGAGGAAAAGTAGGTAGAGAAAAAAATGATGGACATAATGGTGAAAATACCGGTGGTGGTAATGGTGGCGAAACCAACGTTGATGCAGAAACTACGGAAGGTTCGTCCGTCCCAACAACGCAATGTGTATTAGTAATAACAAGACCGTCACTACCAGAAATTCCTGCGCAGATTCAGGCAATGCCGAAGAGATTACTTAGTTTCATTGGACTTTCATCTTGGCTCGAGGATGACTCTAGTGACCCACCTTTTTTCTCAATATCATGTGATCCGGAGATTGTGACACCGATACCAGAGAAGAGAGGTGGAAAAGATGACAAAGGTCTTGGTGTTACGGAGCAAACGCATCTATCACCAACGATCTGTGTATCTGATGACAACAAAAAAGAACTAGTTACTCGACACTCTCTTCCAGAAATACCCGCGATGTTAGTAGATACTTACAAAAGGGTGTTAAGAGCAGTTGGTATCGACTCTGGCAATGTGCAAAGTATCAACTTGCCTCGGTGTACTCCAACAGTTTTGCCCAAAACACCAGatggcaatgatgatgatgacaataatgatgCTGTCGATGGAGACAGAAGGGAATTTGACGAACATGAAGGAATAAATAACGAATTTGTCACTGAATCTCCAGAAAATAGTGTATCGCTATCAACAGGTTGTATACCGTATGATGATGATGCAGAGTTTTTAGCCACAAGACCTTCACTCCCAGAGATGCCTGCAGTATTACAAGATCGGCATAGAGTATTGCGAGCTGTTGGTCTGAAACCTTTCTTAAAGTCTGAAAGGAGTCACACAAAAGAAACAAGGATATTGCCACGATGCAGATCAAACGTTGTTACAGGAGAACCCATAACAAAAGTTGTTGGACATGTTGGAGGCGACGATAATGAAAGGCGACGTGGACAAGTGGAAGACAACGACGTGGTCGAAGATCACGAAGGCCAACACAGTGAAGTTGTCACGGCGGTATCAGACAATGATGCGTCAATGTCAGTTGATTGCCTGCCAGATGCTGATTGGGATCCATCAGCTACGCGACCTTCTCTTCCAGAGGTACCTGCAGAATTACGCCAGATTTACCATAAAATACTGGGTGTGAGTGTACAGTCAAAAACAAAAGTACATCTGAAACGGAAGAAACAATCGCGGTGTGTATATACGTACACAACTCAAAAACCTATGAACAAAAATGGCGACGAAGCTGACGATCCAAATGAGGATAAAGGGTGGGAAAACAGTAATGTTAATGAAAGTGGAACTTACgatgaaaatgatgcacaaaTTAGCAAGCCTACTCCATCATCTCACAACACACGCATGACGACTAGTACACGAGGAGATAGTGGGACAATGGTGACTTCGTTTCTGGATGGATCCCCGTCAGATGATATTTCACATGCACCAGATTATCTTCCTGAAATACCAGCGGTGTTAAGACGAAAACCTTTTTTGCTGAGATCAAtcagaaattttagaaaatctaGATAA
- the LOC140149150 gene encoding uncharacterized protein has product MRIWSILVVSTPYLIMFTVALLGNIIGTNAYHEYPSAKRLQKENKRCDELLASQTEVKCEKRLQHCCKSGRKFVKKPLCATTRYGIGMVFYNPCSLHYIRCLYPEICFLKRDLSHQHCRPYQVMTQEEPPDIPCHSFITTTQSTTTLPSTTIPYEGDEITHPATLTETSKPGTEKSPLLQTLMKTLPPEPDTSPKNELLSTTRHFLPPFRTSKIPSNLISSSTVSPVMNSTTSEKEISDDIEPLTIVADASTDITLTQSTSVITTFAPTTVTSECVEAANNVTFVVRVLDAMFVMYESNGRTIKHALDKVPSRDNYQLINNCSSPPPPSFPLCSFPTIRGIS; this is encoded by the exons ATGAGGATTTGGAGCATTTTAGTAGTTTCTACACCGTATTTGATAATGTTTACAGTTGCACTTCTTGGGAACATAATTGGAACAAATGCATACCATGAGTACCCATCAGCGAAAAGACTGCAAAAAGAAA ATAAACGTTGTGATGAACTACTTGCAAGCCAAACAGAAGTAAAGTGCGAGAAACGGTTACAACATTGCTGCAAATCTGGGAGAAAGTTCGTGAAGAAACCGCTATGTGCTACAACCAGATATGGAATAGGAATGGTATTCTACAACCCATGTTCCTTACATTACATCAGATGTTTATATCCTGAGATATGCTTTCTCAAAAGAGACTTGAGTCACCAGCATTGTAGACCATATCAAG TTATGACCCAGGAGGAACCACCAGACATACCTTGCCATTCATTTATAACGACAACCCAAAGTACCACAACTCTTCCGTCCACAACAATTCCATACGAGGGAGATGAAATCACTCATCCCGCAACACTGACAGAAACATCCAAACCAGGAACAGAGAAATCACCATTGTTACAAACACTGATGAAAACGCTTCCTCCAGAACCTGACACGTCTCCTAAGAATGAGCTCCTAAGTACCACAAGACATTTTCTACCTCCTTTTCGAACATCTAAAATACCATCCAACCTAATATCATCATCGACCGTATCACCTGTAATGAACAGTACTACCTCAGAGAAGGAAATTTCTGACGACATTGAACCATTAACCATTGTTGCAGATGCTTCCACTGATATCACACTAACTCAGTCTACGTCAGTAATTACTACATTTGCACCAACAACAGTGACTTCCGAGTGTGTGGAAGCTGCTAACAATGTTACATTTGTTGTTAGAGTGTTGGATGCAATGTTCGTCATGTATGAATCAAATGGTAGAACTATAAAACATGCACTAGACAAAGTACCAAGTAGAGACAATTATCAACTTATTAACAATTGCTCTTCGCCACCACCACCTTCATTTCCGCTGTGTAGTTTTCCTACTATAAGAGGAATATCATAA
- the LOC140149165 gene encoding uncharacterized protein isoform X1, whose protein sequence is MEKLAVIRALVVMCYIFMVHIPIQSIQSSESYLDKQVAKCQKIKSRLTESLCQNRLERCCDTGSFDVTEPLCATTTNGFGMIFNNTCTLHYMRCMYSEVCFLKRAPDHPHCRNVYPQLNPLVPPCASMRASLQSESPTENTTNTEYNTGLPLLGEEVHIGNP, encoded by the exons ATGGAGAAATTGGCGGTAATTCGTGCTCTTGTTGTGATGTGTTACATATTCATGGTGCATATACCCATCCAATCGATCCAGTCATCAGAGTCGTACCTTGATAAACAAG TAGCCAAGTGTCAGAAGATAAAGTCGAGGCTAACGGAATCCCTCTGCCAGAACCGTTTAGAGCGCTGTTGCGACACTGGTAGCTTTGATGTGACTGAACCACTTTGCGCCACCACAACCAATGGCTTTGGcatgatatttaacaatacttgTACCCTGCATTATATGAGATGCATGTACTCGGAAGTTTGTTTTCTTAAACGAGCACCAGATCATCCTCATTGCCGAAATG tGTATCCACAATTGAATCCATTGGTACCACCATGTGCCAGTATGAGAGCCAGTCTACAATCGGAATCGCCAACGGAAAACACTACCAATACCGAGTATAATACTGGACTACCACTGTTGGGGGAAGAGGTGCATATAGGAAACCCATGA
- the LOC140149165 gene encoding uncharacterized protein isoform X2 — protein sequence MEKLAVIRALVVMCYIFMVHIPIQSIQSSESYLDKQAKCQKIKSRLTESLCQNRLERCCDTGSFDVTEPLCATTTNGFGMIFNNTCTLHYMRCMYSEVCFLKRAPDHPHCRNVYPQLNPLVPPCASMRASLQSESPTENTTNTEYNTGLPLLGEEVHIGNP from the exons ATGGAGAAATTGGCGGTAATTCGTGCTCTTGTTGTGATGTGTTACATATTCATGGTGCATATACCCATCCAATCGATCCAGTCATCAGAGTCGTACCTTGATAAACAAG CCAAGTGTCAGAAGATAAAGTCGAGGCTAACGGAATCCCTCTGCCAGAACCGTTTAGAGCGCTGTTGCGACACTGGTAGCTTTGATGTGACTGAACCACTTTGCGCCACCACAACCAATGGCTTTGGcatgatatttaacaatacttgTACCCTGCATTATATGAGATGCATGTACTCGGAAGTTTGTTTTCTTAAACGAGCACCAGATCATCCTCATTGCCGAAATG tGTATCCACAATTGAATCCATTGGTACCACCATGTGCCAGTATGAGAGCCAGTCTACAATCGGAATCGCCAACGGAAAACACTACCAATACCGAGTATAATACTGGACTACCACTGTTGGGGGAAGAGGTGCATATAGGAAACCCATGA